The Amycolatopsis sp. DG1A-15b genome window below encodes:
- the glpD gene encoding glycerol-3-phosphate dehydrogenase — protein MRRNTVTPLSPQYRAETLRKLVNEEVDVLVVGGGVTGAGVALDAASRGLSTALVEARDFAAGTSSRSSKLIHGGLRYLEQLDFKLVREALKERGLLLQTLAPHLVRPVKFLVPLQHRVWERGYIGAGVTLYDTLGGARALPRHRHLSKRGAFKVAPALADDALIGAIQYYDAQVDDARHTMTIARTAAEQGASVLTRVRVTSLLREGERVVGAKVVDRESGIEFEIRARTVVAATGVWSDDMAEAAGIPAPFTVRASKGIHLVVPREKIDLDTGLILRTEKSVLFVIPWGRHWIVGTTDTEWDLDREHPAASRADVDYVLEHLNAVLRTPVTHDDIEGVYAGLRPLLAAKAAATTKLSREHAVAHPVPGLVIVAGGKYTTYRVMAADAVDVAVEEIGRPAPPSWTDRLPIAGAEGYHELWADRFGVAANSGLPLTRVEHLLQRYGTRIWNLLELIEEQPSLGDPITETSEYLRVEAVYAVSHEGALHLEDVLTRRTRISIEERDRGVAAAPVVAGLMAPLLGWDSHRTDREVANYLARVEAERSAQEAPDDAAANATRLAAPALLPG, from the coding sequence ATGAGGAGGAACACCGTGACCCCGCTTTCCCCGCAGTACCGCGCGGAAACGTTGCGGAAACTGGTGAACGAAGAGGTCGACGTGCTCGTCGTCGGCGGGGGAGTGACCGGGGCCGGCGTCGCGCTCGACGCCGCGTCCCGCGGGCTGTCGACCGCGCTGGTCGAGGCCCGGGACTTCGCCGCGGGCACGTCCAGCCGGTCGTCCAAGCTGATCCACGGCGGCCTGCGCTACCTGGAGCAGCTGGACTTCAAGCTGGTGCGCGAAGCGCTCAAGGAGCGCGGGCTGCTGCTGCAGACGCTGGCCCCGCACCTGGTGCGGCCGGTGAAGTTCCTGGTCCCGCTGCAGCACCGGGTGTGGGAACGCGGCTACATCGGTGCCGGCGTCACGCTGTACGACACCCTCGGCGGCGCTCGCGCGCTGCCGCGGCACCGGCACCTGTCCAAGCGGGGCGCCTTCAAGGTGGCTCCGGCGCTCGCGGACGACGCGCTGATCGGGGCGATCCAGTACTACGACGCCCAGGTCGACGACGCCCGCCACACGATGACGATCGCCCGGACCGCCGCCGAGCAGGGCGCTTCGGTCCTGACGCGGGTTCGCGTCACTTCGCTGCTGCGCGAGGGCGAGCGAGTCGTCGGGGCGAAGGTCGTGGACCGGGAGAGCGGGATCGAGTTCGAGATCCGCGCCCGCACGGTGGTGGCGGCCACCGGTGTCTGGAGCGACGACATGGCGGAGGCGGCCGGGATCCCCGCGCCGTTCACCGTCCGTGCGTCGAAGGGCATCCACCTCGTGGTGCCGCGCGAGAAGATCGACCTGGACACCGGGCTGATCCTGCGCACCGAGAAGAGCGTGCTGTTCGTCATCCCGTGGGGACGGCACTGGATCGTCGGCACCACCGACACCGAGTGGGACCTCGACCGCGAGCACCCGGCGGCGAGCCGCGCGGACGTCGACTACGTGCTCGAACACCTCAACGCCGTCCTGCGTACCCCCGTGACGCACGACGACATCGAGGGCGTGTACGCGGGCCTCCGCCCGCTGCTGGCGGCGAAGGCGGCCGCGACGACGAAGCTGTCGCGGGAACACGCGGTGGCGCACCCGGTGCCGGGCCTGGTCATCGTGGCCGGTGGCAAGTACACGACGTACCGGGTGATGGCCGCGGACGCGGTCGACGTCGCGGTCGAGGAGATCGGCCGACCGGCGCCGCCGTCGTGGACCGACCGGCTCCCGATCGCCGGTGCCGAGGGCTACCACGAGCTGTGGGCAGACCGATTCGGCGTGGCCGCGAACTCGGGGCTGCCGCTGACCCGCGTCGAGCACCTGCTGCAGCGGTACGGCACGCGGATCTGGAACCTCCTGGAGTTGATCGAGGAGCAGCCGTCGCTCGGGGACCCGATCACGGAGACCTCCGAGTACCTCCGCGTGGAGGCCGTCTACGCGGTCTCCCACGAGGGTGCGTTGCACCTGGAGGACGTCCTCACGCGGCGGACGCGCATCTCGATCGAGGAGCGCGACCGCGGCGTGGCGGCGGCGCCCGTCGTGGCCGGTCTGATGGCCCCGCTGCTGGGCTGGGATTCGCACCGGACCGACCGCGAGGTGGCGAATTACCTGGCCCGGGTGGAGGCGGAGCGCTCGGCCCAGGAAGCCCCGGACGACGCGGCGGCGAACGCCACCCGCCTCGCGGCCCCGGCGCTGCTGCCGGGCTAA
- the glpK gene encoding glycerol kinase GlpK yields MPDFVGAVDQGTTSTRFMIFDHGGNEIARHQLEHEQILPRPGWVEHDATEIWERTRSVIATALNKANLTVGDLAALGITNQRETTVVWNRRTGRPYHNAIVWQDTRTDRIASALEREGKGDVIRRKAGLPPATYFSGGKLQWILENVEGVREDAEKGDALFGTTDSWLIWNLTGGPDGGVHVTDPTNASRTMLMDLETLDWDDELLSFFGVPRQMLPAIRPSSNPGFGTTRADGPLGGEVAITGVLGDQQAATVGQVCFRPGEAKNTYGTGNFLLLNTGQELVRSKHGLLTTLCYQFGDDKPVYALEGSIAVTGSAVQWLRDQLGIISGASQSESLARQVEDNGGIYFVPAFSGLFAPYWRSDARGAIVGLTRATTNAHLARATLEAICYQTRDVVEAMQNDSGVTLDVLRVDGGVTANELCMQLQADILGVPVSKPVVAETTALGAAYAAGLAVGFWKSTDELEQNWNEDKRWTPSWSDEQRAEGYAGWQKAVGRTLDWVDVQ; encoded by the coding sequence ATGCCGGACTTCGTCGGCGCCGTAGACCAGGGCACCACCAGCACCCGCTTCATGATCTTCGACCACGGCGGCAACGAGATCGCCCGCCACCAGCTCGAGCACGAGCAGATCCTGCCCCGGCCGGGCTGGGTCGAGCACGACGCCACCGAAATCTGGGAACGCACCCGCTCGGTCATCGCGACCGCGCTGAACAAGGCGAACCTGACCGTGGGCGACCTGGCCGCGCTCGGCATCACCAACCAGCGCGAGACCACCGTCGTGTGGAACCGCCGCACCGGCCGCCCGTACCACAACGCCATCGTCTGGCAGGACACCCGCACCGACCGGATCGCCTCGGCACTCGAGCGCGAGGGCAAGGGCGACGTCATCCGCCGCAAGGCCGGCCTGCCGCCCGCCACCTACTTCTCCGGCGGCAAGCTGCAGTGGATCCTCGAGAACGTCGAAGGCGTGCGCGAGGATGCCGAGAAGGGCGACGCCCTGTTCGGCACCACCGACTCGTGGCTCATCTGGAACCTCACCGGCGGCCCGGACGGCGGCGTCCACGTCACCGACCCGACCAACGCCTCGCGCACCATGCTGATGGACCTCGAAACCCTCGACTGGGACGACGAGCTGCTGTCGTTCTTCGGCGTCCCGCGGCAGATGCTCCCGGCGATCCGGCCGTCGTCGAACCCGGGCTTCGGCACCACCCGCGCGGACGGCCCGCTCGGCGGCGAGGTCGCCATCACCGGCGTCCTCGGCGACCAGCAGGCCGCCACCGTCGGGCAGGTCTGCTTCCGGCCCGGCGAGGCCAAGAACACCTACGGCACCGGCAACTTCCTGCTGCTCAACACCGGCCAGGAGCTCGTCCGCTCGAAGCACGGCCTGCTCACGACGCTGTGCTACCAGTTCGGCGACGACAAGCCGGTCTACGCGCTGGAAGGCTCGATCGCGGTCACCGGTTCGGCGGTGCAGTGGCTGCGCGACCAGCTGGGCATCATCAGCGGCGCGTCCCAGAGCGAGAGCCTGGCCCGCCAGGTCGAGGACAACGGCGGCATCTACTTCGTCCCGGCGTTCTCCGGCCTGTTCGCGCCGTACTGGCGCTCCGACGCCCGCGGCGCGATCGTCGGCCTCACCCGCGCCACCACCAACGCCCACCTGGCGCGGGCGACCCTGGAAGCGATCTGCTACCAGACCCGCGACGTCGTCGAGGCGATGCAGAACGACTCCGGCGTGACGCTGGACGTGCTGCGGGTGGACGGTGGCGTCACCGCCAACGAGCTGTGCATGCAGCTGCAGGCGGACATCCTCGGCGTGCCGGTGTCGAAGCCGGTCGTCGCGGAGACCACCGCGCTCGGCGCCGCCTACGCGGCCGGGCTGGCGGTCGGGTTCTGGAAGTCCACCGACGAGCTCGAGCAGAACTGGAACGAGGACAAGCGCTGGACGCCGTCCTGGAGCGACGAACAGCGCGCCGAGGGCTACGCGGGCTGGCAGAAGGCCGTCGGCCGCACGCTCGACTGGGTCGACGTGCAGTGA